The Chrysemys picta bellii isolate R12L10 chromosome 12, ASM1138683v2, whole genome shotgun sequence genome has a segment encoding these proteins:
- the SOCS3 gene encoding suppressor of cytokine signaling 3 gives MVTHSKFPAAGMSRPLDTSLRLKTFSSKSEYQLVVNAVRKLQESGFYWSAVTGGEANLLLSAEPAGTFLIRDSSDQRHFFTLSVKTESGTKNLRIQCEGGSFSLQSDPRSSQPVPRFDCVLKLVHHYMPPSPCSLPEQPGGTPHPKRAYYIYSGGEKIPLVLSRPLSSNVSSLQHLCRKTVNGHLDSYEKMTQLPGPIKEFLDQYDAPL, from the coding sequence ATGGTCACGCACAGCAAGTTCCCCGCTGCTGGGATGAGCCGCCCGCTGGACACCAGCCTGCGCCTCAAGACCTTCAGCTCCAAGAGCGAGTACCAGCTGGTGGTGAACGCTGTGCGCAAGCTGCAGGAGAGTGGCTTCTACTGGAGCGCAGTAACAGGCGGCGAGGCCAACCTGCTGCTGAGCGCCGAGCCGGCTGGCACCTTCCTCATCAGAGACAGCTCCGACCAGCGGCACTTCTTCACCCTCAGTGTCAAGACGGAGTCGGGCACCAAGAACCTGCGCATCCAGTGCGAGGGCGGCAGCTTCTCTCTGCAGAGCGACCCCCGCAGCAGCCAGCCCGTGCCCCGCTTCGACTGCGTCCTCAAGCTGGTGCATCACTACATGCCTCCTTCCCCGTGTTCCCTCCCCGAGCAGCCCGGGGGGACCCCACACCCGAAACGTGCCTACTACATCTACTCTGGGGGCGAGAAAATCCCGCTGGTGCTCAGCCGCCCGCTCTCCTCCAACGTGTCCAGCCTGCAGCACCTCTGCCGCAAGACCGTCAATGGACACTTGGACTCCTACGAGAAGATGACTCAACTGCCAGGCCCCATCAAGGAGTTCCTGGACCAGTATGATGCCCCCCTCTAA